A single Pantoea rwandensis DNA region contains:
- a CDS encoding ABC transporter ATP-binding protein — MIELNNLSVSHKQGYELRTVVHDVSLQVAAGECFGLVGPSGCGKSSLLWVMAGLNPFWSGSMQLAGTNVQPGKAFTGPLRRDVQMVFQDPYASLHPRHRLRRTLAEPLKMLKRDNIDDRINDGFRHVGLDPALADRYPHQLSGGQRQRVAIVRALLLEPKILLLDEPTSALDMSVQAEILNLLNDLKQNDGLTMVLVSHDPDVIDHMCDRAAHMALGRIVG, encoded by the coding sequence ATGATTGAGTTAAACAATCTGAGCGTGTCGCACAAGCAGGGCTATGAGCTGCGCACCGTGGTGCATGACGTCTCTTTGCAGGTGGCCGCGGGCGAGTGTTTTGGCCTGGTCGGGCCATCGGGCTGCGGCAAGTCATCGCTGCTGTGGGTGATGGCCGGTTTGAACCCGTTCTGGAGCGGCAGCATGCAATTGGCCGGCACCAATGTGCAGCCAGGTAAAGCCTTTACCGGCCCGCTGCGTCGTGATGTGCAGATGGTGTTTCAGGATCCCTATGCCTCACTGCATCCGCGCCATCGTCTGCGCCGCACGCTGGCCGAACCGTTGAAGATGCTGAAGCGCGATAATATCGACGATCGCATCAACGACGGTTTCCGCCATGTTGGGCTGGACCCGGCACTGGCGGATCGTTACCCCCATCAGCTCTCTGGCGGCCAGCGTCAGCGCGTAGCCATTGTGCGCGCCCTGCTGCTGGAGCCGAAGATCCTGTTACTGGATGAGCCAACCTCGGCACTGGATATGTCGGTGCAGGCGGAAATCCTCAACCTGCTGAATGATTTAAAGCAGAATGACGGATTGACTATGGTGCTGGTGAGTCACGATCCTGATGTGATCGATCATATGTGCGATCGTGCAGCGCATATGGCACTAGGACGGATTGTCGGGTAA
- a CDS encoding ABC transporter permease — MAVSASQAGFARPLWQRFSRLVTSLLSLLVTLIGLLAFTFMLSHLSPVDPVQQIAGDHASEATYAQVRHDLGLDQPVLVQFWRYISHLAQGNLGLSHLTNQPVSADLMRTFPATIELATCAMIFAAVFGITLALLAAWKPGSVIDNVARFISLLGYSVPVFWLGLLGLLLFYAVLHWSAGPGQLDDIWIYTLEPKTGFVLIDSWLSGDPEMFRNAIAHLWLPVVILGLLAMAGITRLLRAALLEESSKEYVILARAKGAGRTRILLRHIFPNVLGTLITVIALSYATLLEGSVLTETVFAWPGVGRYMTNALFSSDTPAILGSTLLIGSCFILLNAVADALTWLTDPRTR; from the coding sequence ATGGCAGTGTCTGCTTCACAGGCCGGGTTCGCCCGGCCACTCTGGCAACGTTTTAGCCGTCTGGTCACCAGCCTGTTATCGCTGCTGGTGACGCTGATCGGTTTGTTAGCGTTCACTTTCATGTTGTCGCACCTGTCACCGGTTGATCCGGTGCAGCAAATCGCCGGTGACCATGCCAGCGAGGCAACTTACGCTCAGGTGCGCCACGACCTCGGACTCGACCAGCCCGTCTTAGTCCAGTTCTGGCGTTATATCAGCCATCTGGCGCAGGGTAATTTAGGACTCTCGCATCTGACCAATCAGCCCGTCAGTGCGGATTTGATGCGCACCTTCCCCGCCACCATTGAACTCGCCACCTGCGCAATGATCTTTGCTGCCGTGTTTGGCATCACATTAGCCTTGCTGGCCGCGTGGAAGCCGGGCAGCGTGATCGATAACGTGGCGCGCTTTATCTCGCTGCTCGGCTATTCCGTTCCGGTATTCTGGCTGGGCCTGCTCGGTCTGCTGCTGTTTTACGCCGTGCTGCACTGGTCTGCCGGGCCGGGACAGTTGGATGATATCTGGATCTACACGCTGGAGCCGAAAACCGGCTTTGTGCTGATTGATAGCTGGCTGTCAGGCGACCCGGAGATGTTCCGCAATGCGATTGCTCACCTGTGGCTGCCGGTGGTGATTCTTGGCCTGTTAGCGATGGCCGGTATTACACGCTTATTGCGTGCCGCGCTGTTAGAAGAGAGCAGCAAAGAGTATGTGATTCTGGCGCGCGCCAAAGGCGCAGGGCGGACTCGCATCCTGCTGCGTCATATCTTCCCCAACGTGCTGGGGACGCTGATCACGGTCATCGCCCTCTCCTACGCCACCCTGCTGGAAGGCTCGGTGTTAACGGAAACGGTCTTCGCCTGGCCAGGTGTCGGACGTTATATGACCAACGCGCTATTTTCCTCTGATACACCAGCGATTCTCGGCTCGACCCTGCTGATAGGCAGCTGCTTTATTCTGCTCAACGCCGTGGCCGATGCCCTCACCTGGTTAACCGATCCGAGAACCCGATGA
- a CDS encoding ABC transporter substrate-binding protein produces the protein MKKIIPSLLALSLVAAFSSQAATPKDTLVIAQSTDDADSFDPAQGFELTTVQAFTNIYQRLVQSDPTNPTDLKPTLATSWTPGSDNRSLTFELRKGSQFASGNPLRPEDVIFSLGRVVKLNLDPSFILTQLGWNKDNVDTFLKKVDDNHVQISWSANVSPAYVLSLLSAPVSSIVDEKTAQANAKNGDFGHAWLGTNSAGSGPYQIRKVVLHEVVLLTANPTSPAGAPKLKNILIKNVPEPAARRLLLEQGDVDIARNLGADQIAALKGKAGVKTEAIPMASLYYIQFNVGENPVLKNPALWEAARYLFDYKGIANDLLKGQFEVHQTFLPKGFLGALNDTPYSYDPEKAKAILKKAGLNNVSFKLSTSNQPPYLDIAQALQGSFAKGGVKVEVQPGLSSEVSTRVKAHQYEATLNAWGADYFDPNTNAASFAYNPEDGSKTIAYRSDWHIPELSKQTLAATAEADSNKRVELYQAMQREVLKNSPYVIGLQARNLIALRDNLKGYVQGINPDMVYYSQVSK, from the coding sequence ATGAAAAAAATCATTCCCTCACTGCTGGCGTTATCGCTGGTAGCCGCCTTCTCCTCTCAGGCCGCAACACCAAAAGATACGCTGGTGATTGCGCAGTCGACTGATGATGCTGATAGCTTTGATCCGGCGCAGGGCTTTGAACTCACCACGGTGCAAGCGTTTACTAACATCTATCAACGTCTGGTCCAGTCAGACCCGACCAATCCCACCGATTTGAAGCCAACGCTGGCAACCTCATGGACGCCAGGCAGTGACAATCGCAGTCTGACTTTTGAACTGCGTAAAGGCTCGCAATTCGCTAGCGGCAACCCGCTGCGTCCGGAAGATGTGATCTTCTCTCTGGGCCGTGTGGTGAAACTGAATCTCGATCCTTCCTTTATTCTGACGCAGCTCGGCTGGAATAAAGACAACGTCGATACCTTCCTGAAGAAAGTCGATGACAACCACGTACAGATCAGCTGGAGCGCCAACGTCAGCCCGGCCTATGTGCTGAGCCTGCTGTCTGCGCCGGTCTCTTCGATTGTGGATGAGAAAACCGCGCAGGCGAATGCCAAAAATGGTGACTTCGGCCATGCATGGTTAGGCACTAACTCAGCCGGTAGCGGCCCGTATCAGATCCGTAAAGTGGTGCTGCATGAGGTGGTGCTGCTGACCGCCAACCCAACGTCACCGGCTGGCGCTCCGAAGCTGAAAAACATTCTGATCAAGAACGTGCCGGAGCCAGCTGCCCGTCGTCTGCTGCTGGAGCAGGGCGATGTGGATATCGCACGTAACCTCGGTGCTGACCAAATCGCAGCGCTAAAAGGCAAAGCAGGCGTGAAGACCGAAGCGATTCCGATGGCCTCGCTCTACTACATCCAGTTCAACGTGGGTGAAAATCCGGTGCTGAAGAATCCAGCCCTGTGGGAAGCCGCTCGTTACCTGTTCGACTATAAAGGTATTGCCAACGACCTGCTGAAAGGCCAGTTCGAAGTGCACCAGACCTTCCTGCCAAAAGGTTTCCTCGGCGCGTTGAATGACACGCCGTACAGCTACGATCCGGAAAAAGCCAAAGCGATTCTGAAGAAAGCCGGCCTGAACAACGTCAGCTTTAAACTCTCCACCAGCAACCAACCGCCGTATCTCGACATCGCGCAAGCCTTGCAGGGCAGCTTTGCTAAAGGTGGCGTGAAGGTAGAAGTGCAGCCGGGTCTGAGTTCTGAAGTCTCTACCCGCGTGAAAGCGCATCAGTACGAAGCCACGCTGAACGCCTGGGGCGCGGACTACTTCGATCCGAATACCAACGCCGCCTCCTTTGCTTATAACCCTGAAGATGGCAGTAAAACCATTGCTTACCGTTCAGACTGGCATATTCCAGAGCTGAGCAAACAGACGCTGGCCGCCACCGCCGAAGCGGACAGTAACAAGCGTGTTGAACTGTACCAGGCGATGCAGCGTGAAGTACTGAAGAACTCGCCATACGTGATCGGCTTGCAGGCCCGCAACCTGATTGCGCTGCGCGATAACCTGAAAGGCTATGTACAGGGGATTAACCCAGACATGGTGTATTACTCGCAGGTTTCTAAGTAA
- a CDS encoding epoxyqueuosine reductase QueH, translating to MSDTFKRQPLPLPNGHNKVLLHSCCAPCSGEVMEAMLASGIDYTIFFYNPNIHPLKEYELRKEENIRFAEQFGVPFVDADYDKDNWFDRARGMEWEPERGIRCTMCFDMRFERTALYAHEHGFPVITSSLGISRWKDMKQINDCGVRAAAHYPDMLYWEFNWRKGGGSSRMIEISKRERFYQQEYCGCIYSLRDSNRHRVASGRERIEIGVQYYQPDE from the coding sequence ATGTCTGACACCTTCAAACGCCAGCCCTTGCCTTTACCCAACGGTCACAACAAAGTGCTGTTGCACTCCTGCTGCGCCCCTTGCTCGGGTGAGGTGATGGAAGCGATGCTGGCTTCCGGTATCGATTACACCATCTTCTTTTACAACCCAAATATTCATCCGCTGAAAGAGTACGAACTGCGTAAAGAGGAGAATATCCGCTTTGCTGAGCAGTTCGGTGTGCCTTTCGTGGATGCCGATTACGATAAAGATAACTGGTTTGATCGAGCTCGCGGCATGGAGTGGGAACCGGAGCGAGGCATCCGTTGCACCATGTGTTTCGACATGCGCTTTGAACGCACTGCGCTGTATGCCCATGAACATGGCTTCCCGGTGATCACCAGTTCCCTGGGCATTTCGCGCTGGAAGGATATGAAGCAGATTAATGACTGCGGCGTGCGTGCGGCAGCGCACTATCCCGACATGCTGTATTGGGAGTTTAACTGGCGTAAAGGCGGTGGATCATCACGCATGATCGAGATCAGCAAGCGCGAGCGTTTCTATCAGCAGGAGTATTGCGGCTGCATCTACTCGCTGCGCGACAGCAACCGACATCGCGTAGCCAGTGGGCGTGAACGTATCGAGATTGGTGTGCAGTACTACCAACCCGACGAGTAA
- a CDS encoding SDR family oxidoreductase: MSYSKRALIIGASKGIGLAVVQQLLADGWDVTATYRSTAVSYQHEKLRWLPLDITVATQREQLLSQLKGEQFDRALINAGILGPDSMELIATSDEELMQLFMTNSVAPVRMAEGLLPLLSEKQGVLGITTSRLGSLTENAEAIRPYYSASKVALNMLSRALVQQMSTRGTTLLSLHPGWVKTDMGGDDADITAVESAQGLVAQLDRFVGQGGHHYVDYSGKQLAW; encoded by the coding sequence ATGAGCTATTCAAAACGTGCGTTAATTATCGGTGCTTCAAAGGGGATTGGATTAGCCGTCGTGCAGCAACTGCTTGCTGACGGTTGGGACGTCACCGCCACCTATCGCAGCACTGCCGTTTCGTATCAGCATGAAAAGCTGCGTTGGCTACCATTGGATATTACCGTTGCCACTCAGCGTGAACAGCTACTCTCGCAACTCAAGGGTGAGCAGTTTGATCGGGCGCTGATCAATGCGGGTATTCTCGGCCCAGATTCGATGGAGTTGATTGCCACCAGTGATGAAGAGTTAATGCAACTGTTTATGACCAACAGTGTTGCACCGGTGCGTATGGCTGAAGGCCTGTTACCCTTGCTGTCGGAAAAACAGGGCGTGCTTGGCATCACGACATCGCGTCTCGGCAGCCTGACGGAAAATGCCGAAGCGATTCGACCCTATTACTCTGCCAGTAAAGTCGCGTTGAATATGCTCAGCCGCGCTCTGGTTCAGCAGATGTCTACGCGGGGCACAACTTTGCTCTCATTGCATCCGGGCTGGGTCAAAACCGATATGGGCGGGGATGATGCGGATATTACGGCGGTCGAAAGTGCTCAAGGGTTAGTGGCGCAACTGGATCGCTTTGTCGGGCAGGGCGGGCACCACTATGTCGATTACAGCGGCAAGCAGTTAGCCTGGTGA
- a CDS encoding ABC transporter ATP-binding protein — protein sequence MKHSKLNVRGVERIFTGPKGEQTQALQPIHYQVEENDFITILGPSGCGKSTLLRIIAGLDTPTRGEIWLDGKSVEGPGADRGMVFQSYTLFPWLTVEENIRFGLQERGISPAQQKERSDYYIQQVGLRGFAQHYPRQLSGGMQQRTAIARALANDPKVLLMDEPFGALDNQTRVMMQELLLSVWEQSRKTVLFVTHDIDEAIFMANKVAIFSARPGRIKQEVAVNFNQGRDYTIKTSPEFMALKAEVTESIRSETLQAMAH from the coding sequence ATGAAACACAGCAAACTCAACGTGCGCGGTGTCGAGCGCATTTTTACCGGTCCCAAAGGCGAGCAGACTCAGGCGCTACAGCCGATTCATTATCAGGTGGAAGAGAATGATTTCATCACTATTCTCGGCCCCTCGGGCTGTGGGAAATCCACACTGCTGCGCATCATCGCCGGACTGGATACACCCACGCGTGGAGAAATCTGGCTGGACGGTAAAAGCGTGGAAGGACCGGGTGCCGATCGTGGCATGGTGTTCCAGAGCTACACACTGTTCCCGTGGCTGACGGTGGAAGAGAACATTCGCTTTGGCTTGCAGGAGCGCGGCATCAGCCCAGCCCAGCAGAAAGAGCGCAGCGATTATTACATTCAGCAGGTGGGATTACGTGGTTTTGCTCAACACTATCCGCGCCAGCTCTCAGGCGGCATGCAGCAACGCACCGCGATTGCCCGTGCACTGGCCAACGATCCCAAAGTGCTGCTGATGGATGAGCCTTTTGGCGCGCTGGATAATCAGACGCGCGTGATGATGCAGGAGCTGTTGCTGTCAGTGTGGGAGCAGTCGCGCAAGACCGTGCTGTTTGTCACCCATGACATTGATGAAGCGATTTTTATGGCCAACAAGGTGGCGATTTTCAGCGCCCGGCCGGGCCGCATCAAGCAGGAGGTGGCGGTGAATTTCAATCAAGGGCGCGATTACACCATCAAAACCTCACCGGAATTTATGGCGTTAAAGGCCGAAGTGACCGAGTCGATTCGCAGTGAAACCCTGCAGGCGATGGCGCATTAA
- a CDS encoding ABC transporter ATP-binding protein — protein MPNDLLIDAQGLSIRSEGTLLVDNIAFKIGRERVALVGESGSGKSLTARSLMGLLSPSLQLQAERLQVVGADALSLRERDWIALRGGKVAMVMQDPKYALNPTRTIGWQVEEPLVLHRKLSRAERKEKVCEMLDAVGLPDPRQLMKRYPHQLSGGMGQRVMLAIALITDPELLIADEPTSALDHAMRDQVLALIRRLVEQRNMGLLLISHDLQQVSEHCDRVMVMYKGRLLDTLPAAQLSNATHPYTRTLWACRPSKATHGERLPVLDRAALEADHD, from the coding sequence ATGCCAAATGATCTGTTAATTGATGCCCAGGGGCTGTCCATCCGCAGTGAAGGTACGCTGTTAGTGGATAACATCGCCTTCAAGATTGGCCGTGAACGCGTGGCGCTGGTGGGTGAGTCGGGTTCGGGCAAATCACTGACCGCCCGCTCGCTGATGGGGCTGCTCTCTCCTTCATTGCAGTTGCAGGCCGAACGCTTACAGGTGGTGGGTGCCGATGCGCTCAGCCTGCGCGAACGTGACTGGATCGCCCTACGCGGCGGTAAAGTCGCAATGGTGATGCAGGACCCCAAATACGCCCTTAATCCAACACGTACCATTGGCTGGCAGGTCGAAGAGCCACTGGTGCTGCACCGCAAACTGAGCCGTGCTGAGCGCAAAGAGAAAGTGTGCGAGATGCTGGATGCGGTGGGTCTGCCCGATCCGCGCCAGCTAATGAAACGCTATCCCCATCAGCTTTCGGGCGGTATGGGGCAGCGCGTGATGCTAGCGATTGCATTGATCACCGATCCTGAACTGCTAATTGCCGATGAACCGACCTCGGCGCTCGATCATGCAATGCGCGATCAGGTGCTGGCGCTGATTCGTCGTTTGGTAGAGCAGCGTAATATGGGCTTGCTGCTGATCAGCCACGATCTGCAGCAAGTGTCAGAGCACTGCGATCGCGTGATGGTGATGTACAAAGGTCGCCTGCTGGATACGCTGCCTGCGGCCCAACTCTCTAATGCGACTCACCCTTACACGCGCACGCTGTGGGCGTGCCGTCCGAGTAAAGCGACGCACGGCGAGCGTTTACCGGTGCTGGATCGCGCTGCGCTGGAGGCAGACCATGATTGA
- a CDS encoding PA4780 family RIO1-like protein kinase, which yields MKIPNRIQPLVDDGLIDNVLQRLKSGKEADVYTVMCGDKVQCAKVYKEASQRSFKQAVQYQEGRKVRNSRSTRAMQKGSKFGRKQQEEVWHTAEVDALFRLAKAGVRVPEPYMCLDGVLLMELVTDAEGAVAPRLSDVILSEQEALTDFATMIRNIVRMLCAGIVHGDLSEFNVLQDEHGPVIIDLPQAVDAAANNHAESMFERDVNNITAYYGQFAPQILETRYAKEIWQLFEDGKLTPETVLTGLFVEEVHAVDMDSLLDEIISAEDEYYDRQRAAKERDEE from the coding sequence ATGAAAATTCCAAACCGAATCCAACCGTTGGTCGATGATGGCCTGATCGACAACGTGCTGCAGCGTCTGAAAAGCGGCAAAGAAGCTGACGTTTACACTGTGATGTGCGGTGACAAAGTCCAATGCGCCAAAGTGTACAAAGAGGCTTCGCAACGCAGCTTTAAACAAGCCGTGCAGTATCAGGAAGGGCGTAAAGTTCGCAACTCCCGCAGTACGCGTGCGATGCAGAAAGGCTCCAAATTCGGCCGCAAGCAGCAAGAGGAAGTCTGGCATACCGCAGAAGTCGACGCGCTTTTCCGTCTTGCCAAAGCTGGCGTTCGCGTACCTGAGCCTTATATGTGTCTCGACGGCGTGCTGCTGATGGAACTGGTTACGGATGCTGAAGGCGCCGTGGCACCCCGTCTCAGTGACGTGATTTTATCGGAACAGGAAGCACTGACTGATTTTGCGACGATGATTCGCAATATCGTACGTATGTTATGTGCCGGGATTGTGCATGGCGATCTATCGGAATTTAACGTACTCCAGGATGAGCACGGTCCTGTGATCATCGATCTGCCTCAAGCAGTGGATGCCGCGGCCAATAACCACGCCGAATCGATGTTTGAGCGCGATGTGAACAACATCACCGCCTATTACGGTCAGTTTGCGCCACAGATTCTGGAAACGCGCTATGCCAAAGAGATCTGGCAGCTGTTCGAAGACGGCAAGTTGACGCCTGAAACCGTTTTAACCGGTCTGTTTGTAGAAGAAGTTCATGCTGTGGATATGGATTCATTGCTGGACGAAATTATCTCTGCTGAAGATGAGTATTACGACCGCCAGCGTGCCGCTAAAGAACGGGATGAAGAGTGA
- the mgtA gene encoding magnesium-translocating P-type ATPase, whose translation MTDMKLNQEKKSWSNARPQRQKTPRYLIEDEAGFTADETLVRLRSDALGLSEREAEARLEVYGRNQVAHDKAPHALIQLIQAFNNPFIYVLMALAAVSFFTDYLLPLRKGEETDLTGVIIIVTMVTLSGLLRFWQEFRTNKAAQALKSMVRTTATVLRRESAQQPPAKQEVDIATLVPGDIIYLSAGDLVPADVRLLDSRDLFISQAILTGESLPVEKYDVTGHVTSKGAGASDHGASLLELGSVCLMGTNVSSGSAKAVVVATGGETYFGSLAKSIVGNRSQTAFDRGVNSVSWLLIRFMLVMVPVVLLINGLTKGDWLDASLFALAVAVGLTPEMLPMIVSSNLAKGAIAMSRRKVIVKRLNAIQNLGAMDILCTDKTGTLTQDNIILEHHLDCAGVENSRVLMLSWLNSHYQSSTPNLMDRAILRYGKDRVTADMGDYYAKVDELPFDFVRRRVSVVVRDRRLNQQMLICKGAVEEMLSIATAEREGKLIQPLDEKRRAELLALAHQYNEQGFRVLLVASRVLEEPGLQQALSVADEQGLTVEGLLTFLDPPKESAAKAITALRDNGVSVKVLTGDNPVVTARICQQVGIDSGEIVTGDQIAMMSDEQLAEAAAHSAVFAKLTPLQKSRILRALQQQGHTVGFLGDGINDAPALRDADVGISVDSAADIAKESSDIILLEKDLMVLEEGVMKGRETFGNIIKYLNMTASSNFGNVFSVLVASAFIPFLPMLAIHLLIQNLMYDLSQLALPWDKMDREFLRKPRKWDARNIKRFMLWIGPTSSIFDITTFAVMWYVFAANTPEMQSLFQSGWFVEGLLSQTLVVHMLRTQKIPFIQSRAALPVLLTTACVMIAGILLPFSPLGHMVGLTPLPWAYFPWLVATLLGYCVVAQGMKMLYIKRFGQWF comes from the coding sequence ATGACTGACATGAAACTCAACCAGGAAAAAAAATCCTGGAGCAACGCACGCCCGCAGCGTCAGAAAACGCCGCGCTATCTGATTGAAGATGAAGCCGGTTTCACCGCCGATGAAACCCTGGTTCGCCTGCGCAGTGATGCGCTGGGCCTGAGCGAACGCGAAGCCGAAGCGCGTCTGGAAGTCTATGGCCGTAATCAGGTGGCGCATGATAAAGCGCCGCACGCGCTGATTCAGCTGATCCAGGCATTCAATAACCCGTTCATCTACGTATTAATGGCGCTGGCAGCGGTGAGTTTTTTCACTGACTACCTGCTGCCATTACGTAAAGGCGAGGAGACCGACCTGACCGGTGTCATCATCATTGTGACGATGGTAACGCTCAGCGGTTTGCTGCGCTTCTGGCAGGAGTTCCGCACCAATAAAGCCGCGCAGGCGTTGAAATCCATGGTGCGCACCACTGCCACCGTGCTGCGTCGGGAATCTGCCCAACAGCCCCCGGCTAAACAGGAAGTGGATATTGCCACTTTAGTCCCCGGAGACATTATCTATCTGTCTGCTGGCGATCTGGTGCCTGCCGACGTCCGTTTGCTGGATTCGCGTGACCTGTTTATCAGCCAGGCGATCCTGACCGGTGAATCACTGCCCGTTGAGAAATATGACGTTACGGGCCACGTCACCAGCAAAGGCGCGGGAGCGAGCGATCACGGGGCTTCACTGCTGGAACTCGGCAGCGTGTGTCTGATGGGCACCAATGTCTCCAGCGGTAGCGCCAAAGCCGTGGTAGTAGCAACCGGCGGCGAAACCTACTTTGGCAGCCTGGCGAAATCGATTGTCGGTAATCGCTCGCAAACTGCTTTTGATCGTGGCGTGAACAGCGTCAGCTGGCTGCTGATTCGCTTTATGCTGGTGATGGTACCGGTCGTGCTGTTGATCAACGGGTTAACCAAAGGTGACTGGCTGGATGCCTCGCTGTTTGCGCTGGCAGTGGCGGTGGGTCTGACCCCGGAAATGCTGCCGATGATTGTCAGTTCCAACCTGGCAAAAGGTGCGATTGCCATGTCGCGCCGCAAAGTGATTGTTAAACGGCTGAACGCGATTCAAAACCTCGGCGCGATGGACATCCTGTGTACCGATAAAACCGGCACGCTGACCCAGGACAACATCATTCTTGAGCATCATCTGGATTGCGCTGGAGTGGAAAATTCGCGCGTACTGATGCTGAGCTGGCTCAACAGCCACTATCAGAGCAGCACGCCGAATCTGATGGATCGCGCCATTCTGCGCTACGGCAAAGATCGTGTGACGGCGGACATGGGTGACTATTACGCCAAAGTGGATGAGCTGCCGTTTGATTTTGTGCGTCGCCGTGTATCGGTTGTGGTTCGCGATCGCCGGCTCAATCAACAGATGCTGATCTGCAAAGGTGCCGTAGAAGAGATGCTGAGCATCGCTACGGCTGAGCGTGAAGGAAAACTGATTCAGCCGCTCGACGAAAAACGCCGCGCTGAATTGTTAGCACTGGCCCATCAATACAACGAGCAAGGATTCCGTGTATTGCTGGTGGCGAGTCGTGTACTGGAGGAGCCGGGCTTGCAGCAGGCGCTGAGCGTCGCAGATGAGCAAGGGTTAACCGTGGAAGGGCTGCTGACCTTCCTCGATCCGCCTAAAGAGAGTGCCGCCAAAGCCATTACCGCGCTGCGTGACAATGGCGTGAGCGTCAAAGTGCTGACCGGCGATAACCCGGTGGTCACTGCACGGATTTGCCAGCAGGTGGGCATTGATAGCGGCGAGATCGTGACAGGCGATCAGATTGCGATGATGAGTGACGAACAATTGGCGGAGGCGGCAGCACACAGCGCGGTGTTCGCCAAACTGACACCGCTGCAGAAATCTCGCATCTTGCGTGCATTGCAGCAGCAAGGACACACCGTCGGTTTCCTCGGCGATGGGATTAATGATGCGCCAGCTCTGCGTGATGCCGATGTCGGGATTTCAGTGGATAGCGCAGCGGACATCGCCAAAGAGTCTTCTGACATCATCCTGCTGGAAAAGGATCTGATGGTGCTGGAAGAGGGGGTGATGAAAGGGCGTGAGACCTTCGGCAACATCATCAAGTATTTGAACATGACGGCCAGTTCCAACTTCGGCAATGTGTTCTCTGTGCTGGTAGCGAGCGCCTTTATTCCGTTCCTGCCGATGCTGGCGATTCATCTGCTGATTCAGAACCTGATGTATGACCTGTCTCAGCTGGCATTGCCATGGGACAAAATGGATCGTGAGTTCCTGCGCAAACCGCGCAAATGGGACGCGCGCAATATCAAACGCTTTATGCTGTGGATTGGGCCAACATCATCAATCTTTGATATCACGACGTTTGCTGTGATGTGGTACGTATTTGCCGCGAATACGCCGGAAATGCAGTCACTGTTCCAGTCCGGTTGGTTTGTAGAAGGATTGCTGTCACAGACGCTGGTGGTGCATATGCTGCGCACCCAGAAAATTCCTTTCATCCAGAGCCGCGCCGCGTTACCGGTACTGCTGACCACGGCATGTGTGATGATTGCAGGCATCCTGCTGCCATTCTCCCCATTGGGGCACATGGTGGGATTGACGCCGTTGCCGTGGGCTTATTTCCCATGGCTGGTTGCGACGTTGTTAGGTTACTGCGTGGTCGCGCAGGGCATGAAAATGCTCTACATCAAACGCTTCGGCCAGTGGTTCTGA
- a CDS encoding ABC transporter permease, producing MTQQLSELETVRPRRRRARVTSLTIGLTLVVIVVAMALFAPLLAPFDPNAQVIAQRLQAPSALHWFGTDGFGRDLLSRVIYGARPTLLLVSLILVLTIPVGLLVGITAGYVGGWTERVLMRITDIFLSLPNLVIALALVAMLGPGLMNGALALALTSWPPFARQARAETLALRRSDYLAAARMQGITGLRLMFGHILPLCLPTAVVRAALSLGGIILSAAGLGFLGMGVQPPTAEWGSMVAEGSKVIFDQWWVAAAPGGAILFASLAFNLTGDGLRDRLDTRHAK from the coding sequence ATGACTCAACAACTCTCTGAACTGGAGACAGTTCGTCCGCGCCGCCGCCGTGCGCGCGTGACTTCACTGACCATCGGCCTGACGCTGGTGGTGATCGTGGTGGCAATGGCACTGTTCGCCCCACTGCTGGCACCGTTTGATCCTAACGCCCAGGTGATCGCCCAACGCTTACAAGCCCCTTCTGCGCTGCATTGGTTCGGTACCGATGGCTTTGGCCGCGATTTATTGTCACGCGTGATCTACGGTGCGCGTCCTACGCTGCTACTGGTGTCGCTGATTCTGGTGCTAACCATACCGGTTGGTCTGCTGGTCGGCATTACCGCTGGCTACGTTGGCGGCTGGACCGAGCGCGTGCTGATGCGCATCACGGATATCTTCCTGTCGCTGCCGAATCTGGTGATTGCTTTGGCGCTGGTGGCGATGCTCGGTCCGGGATTGATGAACGGTGCGCTGGCGCTGGCATTAACCAGCTGGCCGCCGTTTGCCCGTCAGGCACGTGCGGAAACCCTGGCACTGCGCCGCAGTGATTATCTGGCTGCCGCACGCATGCAGGGGATTACCGGTTTGCGTTTGATGTTCGGGCACATTTTACCGCTGTGTTTGCCAACCGCCGTGGTGCGCGCGGCGCTGAGTCTCGGCGGCATCATTCTCTCCGCTGCGGGCCTCGGCTTCCTTGGCATGGGCGTGCAACCGCCAACAGCCGAATGGGGTTCGATGGTAGCGGAAGGCAGTAAAGTGATCTTCGATCAATGGTGGGTGGCCGCCGCACCGGGTGGCGCGATTCTGTTCGCCAGCCTGGCGTTTAACCTGACAGGCGATGGCCTGCGCGACCGACTGGATACCCGTCATGCCAAATGA